One segment of Chelmon rostratus isolate fCheRos1 chromosome 17, fCheRos1.pri, whole genome shotgun sequence DNA contains the following:
- the LOC121621199 gene encoding immunoglobulin lambda-1 light chain-like isoform X1 → MLGTLCTLITALTCVSGVTVVTQKPPVVVLRTGETATMDCNLGSVTDSGVRWYKQIPGGVPQFVLYFYHSRSSPSYGSGFSSPKFTSTHQSLSDYRLIINNVEEGDSAVYYCSTWDSSAKEWVFGQGTKLTVTSSSLPPPVLTVFPPSSAELQSNKAALVCLSSQSVPFADVSWLAGGSPVSSGISTSTAVQQADHTFQISSYLAIQTSDWNMDKVYTCKVSLGSQTSEKNIHKSDCPTEE, encoded by the exons atgctggggaccctctgcactctcatcactgctctaacat gtgtgagTGGTGTGACGGTGGTGACACAGAAGCCTCCTGTTGTGGtgctgaggacaggagagacagccaCCATGGACTGTAACCTGGGATCTGTTACTGATAGTGGAGTTCGCTGGTATAAACAAATTCCAGGAGGAGTTCCTCAAtttgtattatatttttatcACAGCCGGAGCTCTCCAAGCTATGGTTCTGGTTTCTCGTCTCCAAAGTTCACATCTACTCATCAGTCACTATCAGATTATCGTTTGATCATCAAcaatgtggaggagggagactcAGCAGTCTATTACTGTAGCACATGGGACAGCTCTGCTAAGGAGTGG GTATTCGGACAAGGCACCAAGCTGACTGTGACAA gctccagcctccctcctcctgtcctgacaGTCTTCCCTCCGTCCAGTGCTGAGCTCCAGTCCAACAAAGCCgctctggtctgtctgtccagtcagTCTGTGCCTTTTGCAGATGTGAGCTGGTTGGCTGGTGGGAGTCCAGTGAGCAGCGGGATCTCTACCAGCACCGCTGTTCAGCAAGCAGACCACACTTTCCAAATCAGCAGCTATCTGGCCATCCAGACGTCAGACTGGAACATGGATAAGGTTTACACATGTAAAGTGTCTTTGGGCTCCCagacttcagagaaaaacatccacaagTCAGACTGTCCCACTGAAGAatag
- the LOC121621197 gene encoding immunoglobulin lambda-1 light chain-like isoform X2 — MLGTLCTLITALTYVDAVIVVTQTPAVHTVSAGQEVVLHCNIQRYDNVYVSWYKQVPGEAPQFVVSFYYSSSSLIFGTGFSSDKFNSKSTSNIDHQFIIKRAEAGDSAVYYCKTWDSSAQEHVFGQGTKLTVTSSSLPPPVLTVFPPSSAELQSNKAALVCLSSQSVPFADVSWLAGGSPVSSGISTSTAVQQADHTFQISSYLAIQTSDWNMDKVYTCKVSLGSQTSEKNIHKSDCPTEE, encoded by the exons atgctggggaccctctgcactctcatcactgctctaacat atgttgatgcagTGATAGTGGTGACCCAGAcgcctgctgtccacacagtttcTGCAGGACAAGAAGTTGTTCTCCACTGCAACATTCAGAGATATGATAATGTTTATGTCAGCTGGTATAAACAGGTTCCTGGTGAAGCTCCTCAGTTTGTTGTGAGCTTTTACTATTCTAGCAGTTCACTCATCTTTGGAACAGGATTCTCCTCAGACAAATTCAACTCTAAATCCACATCAAACATAGATCACCAGTTCATCATTAagagggcagaggcaggagactcTGCTGTCTATTACTGTAAAACATGGGACAGCTCTGCTCAGGAGCAc GTATTCGGACAAGGCACCAAGCTGACTGTGACAA gctccagcctccctcctcctgtcctgacaGTCTTCCCTCCGTCCAGTGCTGAGCTCCAGTCCAACAAAGCTgctctggtctgtctgtccagtcagTCTGTGCCTTTTGCAGATGTGAGCTGGTTGGCTGGTGGGAGTCCAGTGAGCAGCGGGATCTCTACCAGCACCGCTGTTCAGCAAGCGGACCACACTTTCCAAATCAGCAGCTATCTGGCCATCCAGACGTCAGACTGGAACATGGATAAGGTTTACACATGTAAAGTGTCTTTGGGCTCCCagacttcagagaaaaacatccacaagTCAGACTGTCCCACTGAAGAatag
- the LOC121621188 gene encoding immunoglobulin lambda-1 light chain-like isoform X2 has protein sequence MLGTLCTLITALTCVRGVTVVTQKPPVVVLRTGEIATMDCNLGTVTDQSARWYKQIPGGVPQHVVRFYHTWSSPRYGSGFSSPKFTSTHQSQSDYRLIINNVEEGDSAVYYCQTWDSSAKEWVFGQGTKLTVTSSSLPPPVLTVFPPSSAELQSNKAALVCLSSQSVPFADVSWLAGGSPVSSGISTSTAVQQADHTFQISSYLAIQTSDWNMDKVYTCKVSLGSQTSEKNIHKSDCPTEE, from the exons atgctggggaccctctgcactctcatcactgctctaacat gtgtgagaGGTGTGACGGTGGTGACACAGAAGCCTCCTGTTGTGGtgctgaggacaggagagatAGCCACCATGGACTGTAACCTGGGAACTGTTACTGATCAATCAGCTCGCTGGTATAAACAGATTCCAGGAGGAGTTCCTCAGCATGTAGTGAGGTTTTATCACACCTGGAGCTCTCCACGCTATGGTTCTGGTTTCTCATCTCCAAAGTTCACATCTACTCATCAGTCACAATCAGATTATCGTTTGATCATCAAcaatgtggaggagggagactcAGCAGTCTATTACTGTCAAACATGGGACAGCTCTGCTAAGGAGTGG GTATTCGGACAAGGCACCAAGCTGACTGTGACAA gctccagcctccctcctcctgtcctgacaGTCTTCCCTCCGTCCAGTGCTGAGCTCCAGTCCAACAAAGCCgctctggtctgtctgtccagtcagTCTGTGCCTTTTGCAGATGTGAGCTGGTTGGCTGGTGGGAGTCCAGTGAGCAGCGGGATCTCTACCAGCACCGCTGTTCAGCAAGCAGACCACACTTTCCAAATCAGCAGCTATCTGGCCATCCAGACGTCAGACTGGAACATGGATAAGGTTTACACATGTAAAGTGTCTTTGGGCTCCCagacttcagagaaaaacatccacaagTCAGACTGTCCCACTGAAGAatag
- the LOC121621199 gene encoding immunoglobulin lambda-1 light chain-like isoform X3 — protein sequence MLGTLCTLITALTYVDAVIVLTQTPAVHTVSAGQEVVLHCNIQRYDESAVGWYKQVPGEAPQYVVSFYYEDDSLEFGTGFSSDRFNSKSTSNIDYQFIIKRAEAGDSAVYYCQTWDDSAKEDVFGQGTKLTVTSSSLPPPVLTVFPPSSAELQSNKAALVCLSSQSVPFADVSWLAGGSPVSSGISTSTAVQQADHTFQISSYLAIQTSDWNMDKVYTCKVSLGSQTSEKNIHKSDCPTEE from the exons atgctggggaccctctgcactctcatcactgctctaacat atgttgatgcagTGATAGTGCTGACCCAGAcgcctgctgtccacacagtttcTGCAGGACAAGAGGTTGTTCTCCACTGCAACATTCAGAGATATGACGAATCTGCTGTTGGATGGTACAAACAGGTTCCTGGTGAAGCGCCTCAGTATGTTGTGAGCTTTTACTATGAGGACGATTCACTCGAGTTTGGAACAGGattctcctcagacagattcAACTCTAAATCCACATCAAACATAGATTACCAGTTCATCATTAagagggcagaggcaggagactcTGCTGTCTATTACTGTCAAACATGGGACGACTCTGCTAAGGAGGAc GTATTCGGACAAGGCACCAAGCTGACTGTGACAA gctccagcctccctcctcctgtcctgacaGTCTTCCCTCCGTCCAGTGCTGAGCTCCAGTCCAACAAAGCCgctctggtctgtctgtccagtcagTCTGTGCCTTTTGCAGATGTGAGCTGGTTGGCTGGTGGGAGTCCAGTGAGCAGCGGGATCTCTACCAGCACCGCTGTTCAGCAAGCAGACCACACTTTCCAAATCAGCAGCTATCTGGCCATCCAGACGTCAGACTGGAACATGGATAAGGTTTACACATGTAAAGTGTCTTTGGGCTCCCagacttcagagaaaaacatccacaagTCAGACTGTCCCACTGAAGAatag
- the LOC121621188 gene encoding immunoglobulin lambda-1 light chain-like isoform X3, whose protein sequence is MLGTLCTLITALTYVDAVIVLTQTPAVHTVSPGQEVVLHCNIQRDDGYYVSWYKQVPGEAPQYVVRFYHSHSSPSFGTGFSSDRFNSKSTSNTDYQFIIKRAEAGDSAVYYCRTWDNSAKEHVFGQGTKLTVTSSSLPPPVLTVFPPSSAELQSNKAALVCLSSQSVPFADVSWLAGGSPVSSGISTSTAVQQADHTFQISSYLAIQTSDWNMDKVYTCKVSLGSQTSEKNIHKSDCPTEE, encoded by the exons atgctggggaccctctgcactctcatcactgctctaacat atgttGACGCAGTGATAGTGCTGACCCAGAcgcctgctgtccacacagtttcTCCAGGACAAGAAGTTGTTCTCCACTGCAACATTCAGAGAGACGATGGATATTATGTCAGCTGGTATAAACAGGTTCCTGGTGAAGCACCTCAGTATGTTGTCAGATTTTACCATAGTCACAGTTCACCCAGCTTTGGAACAGGattctcctcagacagattcaactctaaatccacatcaaacacagattaccagttcatcattaagagggcagaggcaggagactcTGCTGTCTATTACTGTCGAACATGGGACAACTCTGCTAAGGAGCAc GTATTCGGACAAGGCACCAAGCTGACTGTGACAA gctccagcctccctcctcctgtcctgacaGTCTTCCCTCCGTCCAGTGCTGAGCTCCAGTCCAACAAAGCCgctctggtctgtctgtccagtcagTCTGTGCCTTTTGCAGATGTGAGCTGGTTGGCTGGTGGGAGTCCAGTGAGCAGCGGGATCTCTACCAGCACCGCTGTTCAGCAAGCAGACCACACTTTCCAAATCAGCAGCTATCTGGCCATCCAGACGTCAGACTGGAACATGGATAAGGTTTACACATGTAAAGTGTCTTTGGGCTCCCagacttcagagaaaaacatccacaagTCAGACTGTCCCACTGAAGAatag
- the LOC121621192 gene encoding immunoglobulin lambda-1 light chain-like isoform X2, which yields MLGTLCTLITALTCVDAVIVLTQTPAVHTVSPGQEVVLHCNIQRYDNVYVRWYKQAPGEAPQFVLSFDYEDDSLEFGTGFSSDRFNSKSTSNIDYKFIIKRAEAGDSAVYYCHTWDNSAKEDVFGQGTKLTVTSSSLPPPVLTVFPPSSAELQSNKAALVCLSSQSVPFADVSWLAGGSPVSSGISTSTAVQQADHTFQISSYLAIQTSDWNMDKVYTCKVSLGSQTSEKNIHKSDCPTEE from the exons atgctggggaccctctgcactctcatcactgctctaacat GTGTTGATGCAGTGATAGTGCTGACCCAGAcgcctgctgtccacacagtttcTCCAGGACAAGAGGTTGTTCTCCACTGCAACATTCAGAGATATGATAATGTTTATGTCCGTTGGTATAAACAGGCTCCTGGTGAAGCTCCTCAGTTTGTTCTGAGCTTTGACTATGAGGACGATTCACTCGAGTTTGGAACAGGattctcctcagacagattcAACTCTAAATCCACATCAAACATAGATTACAAGTTCATCATTAagagggcagaggcaggagactcTGCTGTCTATTACTGTCACACATGGGACAACTCTGCTAAGGAGGAc GTATTCGGACAAGGCACCAAGCTGACTGTGACAA gctccagcctccctcctcctgtcctgacaGTCTTCCCTCCGTCCAGTGCTGAGCTCCAGTCCAACAAAGCCgctctggtctgtctgtccagtcagTCTGTGCCTTTTGCAGATGTGAGCTGGTTGGCTGGTGGGAGTCCAGTGAGCAGCGGGATCTCTACCAGCACCGCTGTTCAGCAAGCAGACCACACTTTCCAAATCAGCAGCTATCTGGCCATCCAGACGTCAGACTGGAACATGGATAAGGTTTACACATGTAAAGTGTCTTTGGGCTCCCagacttcagagaaaaacatccacaagTCAGACTGTCCCACTGAAGAatag
- the LOC121621192 gene encoding immunoglobulin lambda-1 light chain-like isoform X1 codes for MLGTLSTLITALTCVRGVTVVTQKPPVVALRTGETATMDCNLGTVTASGARWYKQIPGGVPQHVLRFYHTWSSPSYGSGFSSPKFTSTHQSQSDYRLIINNVEEGDSAVYHCSTWDGSVNEWVFGQGTKLTVTSSSLPPPVLTVFPPSSAELQSNKAALVCLSSQSVPFADVSWLAGGSPVSSGISTSTAVQQADHTFQISSYLAIQTSDWNMDKVYTCKVSLGSQTSEKNIHKSDCPTEE; via the exons atgctggggaccctcAGCACACTAatcactgctctaacat gtgtgagaGGTGTGACGGTGGTGACACAGAAGCCTCCTGTTGTGGCgctgaggacaggagagacagccaCCATGGACTGTAACCTGGGAACTGTTACTGCTAGTGGAGCTCGCTGGTATAAACAGATTCCAGGAGGAGTTCCTCAGCATGTACTAAGGTTTTATCACACCTGGAGCTCTCCAAGCTATGGTTCTGGTTTCTCGTCTCCAAAGTTCACATCTACTCATCAGTCACAATCAGATTATCGTTTGATCATCAAcaatgtggaggagggagactcAGCAGTCTATCACTGCAGCACATGGGACGGCTCTGTGAATGAGTGG GTATTCGGACAAGGCACCAAGCTGACTGTGACAA gctccagcctccctcctcctgtcctgacaGTCTTCCCTCCGTCCAGTGCTGAGCTCCAGTCCAACAAAGCCgctctggtctgtctgtccagtcagTCTGTGCCTTTTGCAGATGTGAGCTGGTTGGCTGGTGGGAGTCCAGTGAGCAGCGGGATCTCTACCAGCACCGCTGTTCAGCAAGCAGACCACACTTTCCAAATCAGCAGCTATCTGGCCATCCAGACGTCAGACTGGAACATGGATAAGGTTTACACATGTAAAGTGTCTTTGGGCTCCCagacttcagagaaaaacatccacaagTCAGACTGTCCCACTGAAGAatag
- the LOC121621197 gene encoding immunoglobulin lambda-1 light chain-like isoform X1, whose translation MLGTLCTLITALTCVRGVTVVTQKPPVVVLRTGETATMDCNLGTVTGSGVRWYKQIPGGVPQFVLYFYHSRSSPSYGSGFSSPKFTSTHQSQSDYRLIISNVEEGDSAVYYCCTWDSSAQEHVFGQGTKLTVTSSSLPPPVLTVFPPSSAELQSNKAALVCLSSQSVPFADVSWLAGGSPVSSGISTSTAVQQADHTFQISSYLAIQTSDWNMDKVYTCKVSLGSQTSEKNIHKSDCPTEE comes from the exons atgctggggaccctctgcactctcatcactgctctaacat gtgtgagaGGTGTGACGGTGGTGACACAGAAGCCTCCTGTTGTGGtgctgaggacaggagagacagccaCCATGGATTGTAACCTGGGAACTGTTACTGGTAGTGGAGTTCGCTGGTATAAACAGATTCCAGGAGGAGTTCCTCAGtttgtattatatttttatcACAGCCGGAGCTCTCCAAGCTATGGTTCTGGTTTCTCGTCTCCAAAGTTCACATCTACTCATCAGTCACAATCAGATTATCGTTTGATCATCAGcaatgtggaggagggagactcAGCAGTGTATTACTGTTGCACATGGGACAGCTCTGCTCAGGAGCAc GTATTCGGACAAGGCACCAAGCTGACTGTGACAA gctccagcctccctcctcctgtcctgacaGTCTTCCCTCCGTCCAGTGCTGAGCTCCAGTCCAACAAAGCTgctctggtctgtctgtccagtcagTCTGTGCCTTTTGCAGATGTGAGCTGGTTGGCTGGTGGGAGTCCAGTGAGCAGCGGGATCTCTACCAGCACCGCTGTTCAGCAAGCGGACCACACTTTCCAAATCAGCAGCTATCTGGCCATCCAGACGTCAGACTGGAACATGGATAAGGTTTACACATGTAAAGTGTCTTTGGGCTCCCagacttcagagaaaaacatccacaagTCAGACTGTCCCACTGAAGAatag